A single window of Amphiura filiformis chromosome 17, Afil_fr2py, whole genome shotgun sequence DNA harbors:
- the LOC140138177 gene encoding uncharacterized protein, which yields MPSHVWNGDDAPPNIHDVYDYIDRELKTLKTKLITKIEKQFFGGIEAIQFLIHIEEIFKSKHRIKRVKSLIPRISGWAELDLFTRTCYEVRRPGGGRDAGFTKDIQTFNAAFQRGIKSLTDLQDELKDLYCVVQTFCRNYQSLEGEFDLKWARETNLELKSAMRGIETLLEEAEEGVNIKLFSSDKFSLEVAETCDTKRYPVLRLFPDLFQKFHFSFHLIGKWRANDQIYLEDIQFKLIKTKRLQRLKHEEYNTLEIEHANLLSIIVEKRVRVKCREIRDRIKNLDQEITKLAGLKRSMMLEKSQTESDIQERKRHLFMNKNVTDIINSKDLDNILGVKKDIEILSKKLKSLNKSLKLNENDLVAKEKEKVALDTDYEDMRKSVSRSNQLAFERTELSKEISIINEKIQELEAIFYRKTDRNKLSQAFEDMKYPAGDDEE from the exons ATGCCTTCGCATGTGTGGAATGGGGATGACGCCCCTCCTAACATTCATGATGTTTACGACTACATCGACCGTGAGCTCAAAACCCTGAAAACAAAACTCATCACCAAAATAGAAAAGCAATTCTTTGGAGGTATCGAAGCAATCCAGTTTTTGATCCACATTGAAGAGATCTTTAAGAGTAAGCACAGGATCAAACGAGTGAAGTCTTTGATCCCTAGGATCTCAGGATGGGCTGAGTTAGATCTGTTTACCAGGACATGTTATGAAGTAAGAAGACCTGGTGGTGGGCGTGATGCGGGATTTACCAAAGATATCCAG ACATTCAACGCAGCGTTCCAAAGAGGCATTAAATCTCTTACAGATCTTCAAGATGAGCTCAAAGACCTCTATTGCGTAGTGCAGACCTTCTGCAGGAACTACCAATCCCTTGAAGGCGAATTCGACTTAAAATGGGCTCGAGAAACCAACCTTGAACTAAAGAGTGCAATGCGAGGAATTGAGACATTACTAGAAGAGGCAGAAGAAGGCGTCAACATCAAACTATTCAGCTCTGACAAATTCTCTTTGGAAGTTGCCGAAACGTGCGATACCAAACGTTATCCCGTGCTGAGGCTGTTCCCAGATCTCTTTCAGaagtttcatttttctttccattTAATCGGCAAATGGCGTGCAAATGATCAGATATATCTCGAGGACATTCAGTTTAAATTGATCAAGACTAAGAGACTGCAAAGACTTAAACATGAGGAGTATAATACTCTAGAAATCGAGCATGCCAATCTTTTGAGCATCATAGTGGAAAAGAGAGTCCGAGTCAAATGTCGAGAAATCCGGGATAGGATCAAAAATCTTGATCAGGAGATTACCAAACTAGCCGGACTCAAACGAAGCATGATGTTGGAGAAAAGTCAAACAGAATCTGATATCCAAGAAAGAAAGCGGCACTTGTTCATGAACAAGAATGTCACGGACATTATAAATAGTAAAGATCTTGACAACATTCTCGGAGTCAAGAAAGACATAGAAATCTTAAGCAAGAAACTGAAGAGTCTCAATAAGAGTCTAAAGCTGAATGAAAATGACTTAGTCGCCAAAGAAAAGGAGAAAGTTGCCCTTGATACTGACTATGAAGATATGAGAAAGTCGGTAAGCAGATCGAATCAGCTAGCATTTGAGAGAACAGAACTGTCGAAGGAGATCAGTATTATCAATGAGAAGATTCAGGAGTTGGAAGCGATCTTCTATAGGAAGACTGATAGGAATAAACTGTCTCAAGCCTTTGAGGATATGAAATATCCAGCAGGAGACGATGAGGAATAG